A single genomic interval of Cucumis sativus cultivar 9930 chromosome 5, Cucumber_9930_V3, whole genome shotgun sequence harbors:
- the LOC101205583 gene encoding pentatricopeptide repeat-containing protein At5g61990, mitochondrial yields the protein MANALCLIRQIAANSSPRRILSTFPFQTTSFPQIWNNVSIHFMFFSTNNPFDHYDDTVREFSMILKRKDWQILLNNEDNVRKLNPEIVCSVLQKSEIDDSVRLQNFFYWSSSKMSTPQYLHSYSILAIRLCNSGLIHQADNMLEKLLQTRKPPLEILDSLVRCYREFGGSNLTVFDIFIDKFRVLGFLNEASSVFIASISEGFFPTLICCNNLMRDLLKANMMGLFWKVYGSMVEAKIVPDVYTYTNVIKAHCKVGDVIKGKMVLSEMEKECKPNLFTYNAFIGGLCQTGAVDEALEVKKLMMEKGLGPDGHTYTLLVDGFCKQKRSKEAKLIFESMPSSGLNPNRFTYTALIDGFIKEGNIEEALRIKDEMITRGLKLNVVTYNAMIGGIAKAGEMAKAMSLFNEMLMAGLEPDTWTYNLLIDGYLKSHDMAKACELLAEMKARKLTPSPFTYSVLISGLCHSSDLQKANEVLDQMIRNGVKPNVFMYGTLIKAYVQESRYEMAIELLKIMIANGVLPDLFCYNCLIIGLCRAKKVEEAKMLLVDMGEKGIKPNAHTYGAFINLYSKSGEIQVAERYFKDMLSSGIVPNNVIYTILIKGHCDVGNTVEALSTFKCMLEKGLIPDIRAYSAIIHSLSKNGKTKEAMGVFLKFLKTGVVPDVFLYNSLISGFCKEGDIEKASQLYDEMLHNGINPNIVVYNTLINGLCKLGEVTKARELFDEIEEKDLVPDVVTYSTIIDGYCKSGNLTEAFKLFDEMISKGISPDGYIYCILIDGCGKEGNLEKALSLFHEAQQKSVGSLSAFNSLIDSFCKHGKVIEARELFDDMVDKKLTPNIVTYTILIDAYGKAEMMEEAEQLFLDMETRNIIPNTLTYTSLLLSYNQIGNRFKMISLFKDMEARGIACDAIAYGVMASAYCKEGKSLEALKLLNKSLVEGIKLEDDVFDALIFHLCKEKQISTVLELLSEMGKEELSLSSKTCNTLLLGFYKSGNEDEASKVLGVMQRLGWVPTSLSLTDSISTGRDDMKSDISQVL from the coding sequence ATGGCAAATGCTTTGTGCTTGATTCGGCAAATAGCTGCAAATTCCTCCCCTCGAAGAATTCTCTCTACTTTCCCTTTCCAAACTACCAGTTTTCCCCAAATATGGAATAATGTTTCTAtccattttatgtttttctcgACCAATAACCCATTTGATCATTACGATGACACTGTTCGCGAATTTTCCATGATTCTGAAGCGTAAAGATTGGCAGATCCTTTTAAACAACGAGGACAATGTGAGGAAGCTAAACCCAGAAATTGTTTGCTCTGTTCTACAGAAGAGCGAAATCGATGACTCTGTGCGGCTTCAGAATTTCTTCTATTGGTCGAGTTCAAAAATGAGTACGCCACAATACTTGCATTCGTATTCGATTCTTGCAATTCGTCTTTGTAATTCTGGGCTAATACACCAAGCCGATAACATGCTTGAGAAATTGCTCCAGACCCGTAAGCCACCTTTGGAGATTTTGGATTCATTGGTTAGGTGCTATAGAGAATTTGGTGGGTCTAATTTGActgtttttgatatttttatcgATAAATTTAGGGTCTTGGGGTTTTTGAATGAGGCCTCTAGTGTTTTTATAGCTTCCATTAGTGAAGGGTTCTTTCCCACCTTGATATGCTGTAATAATTTGATGAGGGATTTGTTGAAGGCTAACATGATGGGGTTGTTTTGGAAGGTGTATGGAAGTATGGTGGAGGCTAAGATAGTCCCAGATGTTTATACATACACTAATGTGATCAAGGCACATTGCAAAGTTGGTGATGTTATCAAGGGAAAGATGGTTCTTTCTGAGATGGAGAAGGAATGTAAACCTAATTTGTTCACCTACAATGCATTTATTGGAGGTTTATGTCAGACTGGAGCTGTTGACGAAGCTTTAGAGGTAAAGAAATTGATGATGGAGAAGGGTTTGGGTCCGGATGGCCATACTTATACTTTACTCGTTGATGGGTTTTGCAAACAGAAGAGATCAAAAGAagcaaaattgatatttgaaagtaTGCCTAGTTCAGGTTTAAATCCTAATCGTTTTACCTACACTGCTTTGATTGATGGATTCATAAAAGAAGGGAATATTGAAGAGGCATTGAGGATCAAAGATGAGATGATTACTCGTGGACTTAAGTTGAACGTTGTAACTTATAATGCAATGATCGGGGGCATTGCTAAGGCTGGTGAGATGGCGAAAGCAATGTCTCTTTTCAATGAGATGTTGATGGCTGGCCTAGAACCAGATACCTGGACCTACAACTTACTGATTGATGGATATTTGAAGTCTCATGATATGGCTAAAGCTTGTGAGCTACTAGCTGAGATGAAAGCAAGGAAATTGACGCCATCACCGTTCACTTATAGTGTGCTTATTAGTGGCCTTTGTCATTCCAGTGATTTACAAAAGGCTAACGAAGTTTTGGACCAGATGATCAGAAACGGGGTGAAACCGAATGTTTTTATGTATGGTACCTTGATTAAGGCATATGTCCAAGAAAGTAGATATGAAATGGCAATAgaattactaaaaataatgattGCAAATGGGGTCCTGCCTGATTTGTTTTGCTACAATTGTCTTATAATTGGTCTTTGTAGAGCCAAAAAGGTGGAAGAAGCAAAAATGTTGCTTGTTGATATGGGTGAGAAAGGAATAAAACCTAATGCACATACTTATGGggcttttattaatttatatagtaaatcaGGAGAAATCCAAGTTGCAGAGAGGTATTTCAAAGACATGCTATCTTCTGGTATAGTGCCTAACAACGTAATCtatactattttaattaagggGCATTGCGATGTTGGAAATACGGTAGAAGCTTTGTCAACTTTCAAATGCATGCTTGAGAAAGGGTTGATTCCTGACATCCGAGCATATAGTGCAATCATTCACAGTCTCTCGAAGAATGGGAAAACCAAAGAAGCCATGGGGGTTTTCTTAAAATTCCTTAAGACGGGTGTGGTGCCCGATGTTTTTTTATACAACTCCCTTATATCTGGTTTCTGCAAGGAAGGTGATATTGAGAAGGCATCCCAACTTTATGACGAGATGCTTCATAATGGAATTAATCCCAACATTGTCGTATACAATACCTTAATTAATGGATTGTGCAAGCTAGGTGAGGTAACGAAAGCTAGGGAACtttttgatgaaattgaagaaaaagatttgGTTCCCGATGTTGTGACTTATTCAACAATCATAGATGGATATTGCAAATCTGGAAACTTAACCGAGGCATTTAAACTGTTTGATGAGATGATATCAAAAGGAATTTCTCCTGATGGTTACATCTACTGTATCCTCATTGACGGTTGCGGCAAGGAGGGAAATTTGGAGAAGGCACTTTCATTATTTCACGAAGCCCAGCAGAAAAGTGTTGGTTCCCTTTCTGCTTTCAACTCTTTGATTGATAGTTTCTGCAAACATGGAAAAGTGATTGAAGCGAGGGAGTTGTTCGATGATATGGTAGATAAAAAATTGACACCGAATATTGTGACATACACGATTCTGATCGATGCATACGGCAAAGCAGAAATGATGGAGGAGGCAGAGCAGCTTTTTCTAGATATGGAAACGAGAAATATCATACCAAATACTCTTACATATACTTCACTTTTACTCAGTTATAACCAGATAGGAAATAGATTTAAGATGATTTCATTGTTTAAGGATATGGAAGCTAGGGGGATTGCGTGTGATGCAATAGCATATGGTGTGATGGCTAGTGCCTACTGCAAGGAAGGAAAATCTCTTGAAGCCTTGAAGCTGCTCAACAAAAGCTTGGTCGAGGGTATAAAGTTGGAGGATGATGTGTTCGACGCATTAATATTTCACCTCTGcaaggaaaaacaaatatctaCAGTACTGGAGTTGCTTAGTGAAATGGGAAAAGAAGAACTTTCTCTTAGCTCTAAGACATGTAATACTCTTTTACTTGGTTTTTACAAGTCAGGTAATGAAGACGAAGCTTCAAAGGTTCTTGGCGTTATGCAAAGATTGGGATGGGTTCCAACCTCTTTAAGCTTGACTGATTCGATCAGTACTGGTAGAGATGATATGAAATCCGATATTTCCCAAGTATTGTAA
- the LOC101204544 gene encoding ferric reduction oxidase 2, translating to MDRERVLSLAIRVLVLILFLGWIFLWVMMPTNTYRKKWLPKIREKSYKSTYFGSEGTSLLMYTFPILFIAILGCVYNHLEKKRSDPNVKTRKGTKHHGLAMWKQPAIVKGPLGIVSWTELTLLTMFIILLVWSFATYLHNSFITEKMWEIRLGSAGFWLGIVGNICLVFLFFPVARGSSLLPLLGLTSEGCIKYHIWLGHMTMAFFSAHGICFLIYWAATNNISQMIKWAKTDISNIAGELALVFGLIMWATTIPRIRRKFFELFLYTHYLYILFIVFFIFHVGISYACVMLPGFYLFVIDRYLRFLQSRRRVRLLSARLLPCQTLELNFSKHPGLKYNPTSTMFINIPSISKLQWHPFTITSHSDLEPEKLSVVIKCEGTWSSKLYKTLSSSSSSAINDHLQVSLEGPYGPVSTSFLQFDTLLMISGGSGITPFISIIKHIIHNSSYSHHNKTPKLLLISAFKTTADLTFLHLLQTPTTPHNLQIEAYVTREKSPQNENPQIRSVTFKSHIEESAAAGILGRNGWMWLAGVICSSFGIFLIFIGVLNRYYIYPIDGNTNDVFALGLKSFLHMLGLCFGVFTAATAAVLWNKRETAKEERQIQNVEGATPNGSPCAIGCEKEIELESDPFQVLNQSVNVHYGERPNLPRMIEECKGENIGVMASGPKKLRQEVAAICGSALPKNLHYHSISFTW from the exons ATGGATAGAGAGAGGGTTTTGAGCTTAGCCATTAGGGTTTTGGtgttaatcttatttttgGGGTGGATTTTTCTTTGGGTTATGATGCCTACAAAtacttatagaaaaaaatggctTCCcaaaattagagagaaaagtTATAAATCTACTTATTTTGGATCAGAAG GAACTTCCCTTTTGATGTATACGTTTCCCATTTTGTTCATTGCTATTTTGGGTTGTGTTTACAATCATTTGGAAAAAAAGCGAAGTGATCCAAACGTCAAAACCAG AAAAGGAACAAAGCACCATGGTTTGGCGATGTGGAAGCAGCCAGCGATCGTGAAAGGGCCACTCGGGATCGTATCATGGACCGAACTAACTTTGCTGACCATGTTCATTATCCTTTTAGTTTGGTCCTTCGCCACATATTTACACAACAGCTTCATCACCGAGAAAat GTGGGAAATTAGATTGGGAAGTGCAGGGTTTTGGTTGGGAATCGTTGGGAATATTTGTTTagtctttttgttctttcccGTCGCACGAGGGTCGTCGTTACTACCGCTGCTGGGTCTCACCTCAGAGGGTTGCATTAAGTATCACATATGGCTTGGCCACATGACAATGGCTTTCTTCTCTGCTCATGGCATTTGCTTCCTTATTTATTGGGCTGCTACTAATAACATTTCTCAA ATGATTAAATGGGCTAAAACAGATATATCAAACATAGCCGGAGAACTAGCTTTAGTATTTGGTCTCATAATGTGGGCAACAACTATTCCTCGCATTCGTAGAAAGTTCTTTGAACTCTTTCTTTACACTCACTATCTCTACATCCTATTCATcgtcttcttcatcttccatgTTGGCATCTCCTACGCATGTGTTATGCTCCCTGGTTTCTACCTCTTTGTCATTGATCGATACCTTCGATTCCTCCAATCTCGTCGTCGTGTTCGTCTACTCTCTGCTCGCCTCCTTCCCTGCCAAACGCTAGAGCTCAACTTCTCAAAGCACCCAG gatTGAAGTACAACCCAACAAGCACAATGTTCATAAACATCCCTTCCATCTCAAAGCTCCAATGGCATCCATTCACAATCACATCTCACAGCGATTTAGAACCAGAAAAGCTTTCCGTTGTGATCAAATGCGAAGGAACGTGGTCTTCCAAGCTTTACAAAACCCTTTCATCTTCCTCATCATCCGCCATTAACGACCATCTTCAAGTTTCCCTCGAAGGTCCATACGGCCCTGTTTCCACTTCCTTCCTCCAATTCGACACTCTCTTAATGATCAGCGGCGGCAGTGGAATCACCCCATTCATTTCCATAATCAAACACATAATCCACAACTCCAGTTATTCCCACCACAACAAAACCCCCAAACTCCTCTTAATTTCCGCCTTCAAAACCACCGCCGATCTAACCTTCCTCCACCTCCTCCAAACTCCCACCACTCCTCACAATTTGCAAATCGAAGCTTATGTAACAAGAGAGAAATCCCCTCAAAACGAAAACCCACAAATCAGATCAGTGACTTTCAAATCCCATATTGAGGAGTCGGCTGCGGCGGGTATCTTAGGGCGAAATGGATGGATGTGGCTAGCAGGGGTGATATGTTCGTCGTTTGGGATTTTCTTGATCTTCATTGGGGTTTTGAATCGATATTATATATACCCAATTGATGGGAATACGAACGATGTGTTTGCCTTAGGATTGAAGTCATTTTTGCATATGTTGGGGTTGTGTTTTGGGGTTTTCACGGCGGCGACGGCTGCGGTGCTTTGGAATAAAAGAGAAACAGCGAAGGAAGAGAGGCAAATTCAGAATGTTGAAGGAGCTACCCCAAATGGATCGCCATGTGCGATTGGGTgtgagaaagaaatagaacTGGAGAGTGATCCATTTCAAGTTCTTAATCAATCTGTTAATGTTCATTATGGTGAAAGGCCTAATCTTCCAA GAATGATTGAAGAATGCAAAGGGGAAAACATTGGAGTTATGGCATCAGGTCCAAAGAAATTGAGGCAAGAAGTTGCTGCCATTTGTGGATCTGCTTTACCTAAAAACCTTCATTATCACTCCATCAGCTTCACTTGGTGA